The genomic DNA GCGGTGAAGCGGAACTCGCCCTTGTCCTTCCATGCGGGCTCCAGCTTGTCCAGGATCTGAACCCAACGCAGAACCACCTTGATCCTGCCGCCGGTCTGCTCCGCCATCGATCGCTCCTTCGGCTAGTTCGAATTGGGCATGTACGGGGGCCCGGGCCGGAACGCGGCACGGGCTGAGATAATGCAGCGGCGCGGTGTCCGGGGCAAGCCTCGTACTATCGCGGCCTGATTCGCCAGAGCTCACCGTTGTCCTCATCGGTCACTATGTACAGCATGCCGTCCGGTCCCTGCCGCACATCGCGGATGCGGCTGTCCCGCCCCCGCAGCAGATGCTCCTCGCCTGCGACGCGGCCGTCGGACAGGACCAGTCGCACCAGTCGCGTGTCGCGGAGCGCACCGACGAACAGACTGCCGCGCCATGCGGGGAACGCGCTGCCGGTGTAAAACTGCGCGCCTGATGGTGCGATCACCGGGTCCCAGTAGTAGACGGGCTGCTGAAAACTGCCGGGTGCGGTCGACGCACCGGCAATGGGGCGACCGGAATACTCGATGCCGTAAGCCTGCACCGGCCACCCGTAGTTGCTGCCGCGTTCGATCAGGTTCAGCTCATCGCCGCCGCGCGTGCCGTGCTCGACGATCCACAGACGTCCCTCGCTGTCGAACGCGGACGCCTGCACGTTGCGATGACCGAGCGTCCAGATCTCCGGCTGCGCACCCGGCTCGTCGACGAACGGATTGTCGGCGGGCACGGAGCCGTCGGGGTTGATGCGCAGGATCTTGCCCAGATGGTTGTCCAGCTCCTGCGCGTGATGGCGCATCGGCGTGTCGGAGCGGTCTCCTGTCGAGATGTACAGCTTTCCATCCGGACCGAAGGCGAGGCGTGAGCCGAAATGGGCCCTGCCGTCGTATGTCGGCAGGGCGCGGAAGATGACTGTCACATCCTGTATCGCACGGCGATCCCCCGACAGCACTCCGGTAGCGACTGCGGTTCCATTGCCGCCCTGCCGGGGCTCCGCATAGCTCCAGTAGATGCGTCGATCGGATGCGAACGCAGGGCTCAGTGCCACGTCGAGCAGGCCGCCCTGACCGCGCGCGTCCACCTGTGGCAGTCCGGTGATCGGCTCGCCGACCGTGCCTGTCGCACTCACGATGCGCATGCGGCCGGGCCGTTCCGTGACGAGCAGGTCGCCACCGGGTAGCGGCTCAACCGCCCACGGATGGTCCAGCCCGCTCGCCACGACGTCGACGTCGAATGCGACGTTCGATACGGCTTCACACGCGCGCGTCTGAGC from Longimicrobiales bacterium includes the following:
- a CDS encoding PQQ-dependent sugar dehydrogenase codes for the protein MRNLCMNIVPAVLLLAGVAACGPRNGEQSAGGSAAAPQDTGAAAPAIAQDCEPLETREPNAPDQEPAFEAQTRACEAVSNVAFDVDVVASGLDHPWAVEPLPGGDLLVTERPGRMRIVSATGTVGEPITGLPQVDARGQGGLLDVALSPAFASDRRIYWSYAEPRQGGNGTAVATGVLSGDRRAIQDVTVIFRALPTYDGRAHFGSRLAFGPDGKLYISTGDRSDTPMRHHAQELDNHLGKILRINPDGSVPADNPFVDEPGAQPEIWTLGHRNVQASAFDSEGRLWIVEHGTRGGDELNLIERGSNYGWPVQAYGIEYSGRPIAGASTAPGSFQQPVYYWDPVIAPSGAQFYTGSAFPAWRGSLFVGALRDTRLVRLVLSDGRVAGEEHLLRGRDSRIRDVRQGPDGMLYIVTDEDNGELWRIRPR